The proteins below come from a single Chryseobacterium sp. MA9 genomic window:
- a CDS encoding ABC transporter ATP-binding protein, giving the protein MINIHNLSKTYGAATVLNIEHLEIPNGETFGLVGNNGAGKTTLFSLMLDLIQATTGFVSIDGIKVNESEAWKNKVSAFVDDTFLIGYLTPEEYFYFIGELRGQNKASVDEFLKPFHDFFNGEILKSGKYIRDLSKGNQKKVGIVGAIIGNPEIIILDEPFANLDPSTQIKLKNLIKELSKQDGVTFLISSHDLSHTTEVCNRIVVVNKGLLVKDIQTNPETLKDLEQYFADQVSISDI; this is encoded by the coding sequence ATGATCAACATACATAATTTATCCAAAACATACGGAGCAGCAACTGTTCTTAATATTGAACATCTTGAAATTCCAAACGGAGAAACATTTGGTCTCGTAGGAAACAACGGTGCAGGAAAAACAACTCTTTTCAGCCTGATGCTGGATTTGATTCAGGCTACTACAGGATTTGTAAGCATTGACGGAATTAAAGTCAATGAATCTGAAGCCTGGAAAAACAAAGTTTCCGCTTTTGTAGACGATACCTTTCTCATTGGTTATCTCACTCCGGAAGAATACTTTTACTTTATCGGAGAGCTGAGAGGTCAGAATAAAGCTTCTGTAGATGAATTCCTGAAGCCTTTTCACGATTTTTTCAATGGTGAAATCCTGAAGTCCGGGAAATATATCCGTGATCTTTCAAAAGGAAATCAGAAAAAAGTAGGAATTGTAGGGGCTATCATTGGAAACCCTGAGATTATTATCCTGGATGAACCTTTTGCCAACCTGGATCCTTCCACACAGATCAAACTTAAAAACCTGATCAAGGAATTGTCCAAACAGGATGGTGTTACTTTCCTTATTTCCAGTCATGATCTTTCCCATACCACGGAAGTCTGCAACAGAATCGTGGTGGTGAACAAAGGTCTTTTGGTAAAAGATATTCAGACCAACCCGGAAACTTTGAAAGATCTGGAACAATATTTTGCAGATCAGGTTTCAATTTCGGATATTTAA
- a CDS encoding DUF5687 family protein — MFLKFLRLEIKSFFRGTSLGINLTMKILRFIGILYFIGCLVGGAFIAFFYVQEEMHQNPLKIVSKFMIVAWIIDLVIKYLWQEVPTQNIKPFLTMNIRKNTLVNYMLAKTFLSAFSWLTSLFFITFSLIALFNGYNVLGMLVWLIGVIALLYLNNFINIFFNGKETLAIVIGICFLIIGSLGYYKILPVLSYSESVFFSFYEKPYFALIPVILFVGLWWICFRYLRKEFYLDQGLEAKKTVGKTENIAFLNKYGVTGTFINNDIKMLRRNKVTKGILLGSFMFLFYGLLMFTSSLYKTPAMMMVMGLFVTGGFQFLFGQRVPAFDSSYYPLMMTLNVPYKEYIKAKWWLMNIVTGVSVIIALFYAYFGWEVYITFFAAGLYNIGVNSQFTLWSGAFNKNQIDLNSKEKRMGQKGSFSLVAMLLLIPKMLLPMGVFALTKYLWGITGGVISIAIIGIVGFLLREKIFDIIVKHYKKEKYSTIDAFKNIG; from the coding sequence ATGTTTCTAAAGTTCCTTAGGCTTGAAATAAAAAGCTTTTTTCGTGGTACATCTTTAGGGATCAATCTGACCATGAAAATACTCAGGTTTATCGGGATTCTTTATTTCATTGGATGTCTTGTAGGCGGAGCGTTCATCGCTTTTTTCTACGTACAGGAAGAAATGCATCAGAATCCTTTAAAGATCGTTTCAAAATTCATGATCGTTGCCTGGATTATAGATCTGGTTATTAAATATCTATGGCAGGAAGTCCCTACACAGAATATTAAGCCCTTTCTTACCATGAATATCAGAAAGAATACATTGGTTAATTATATGCTGGCCAAAACCTTTCTTTCCGCATTCAGCTGGCTGACTTCTTTATTCTTTATCACATTCTCTTTGATTGCTTTATTCAACGGGTATAACGTTTTAGGAATGTTAGTATGGCTTATTGGGGTGATTGCATTGCTCTATCTGAATAATTTTATCAATATTTTCTTCAACGGTAAAGAAACATTAGCTATTGTTATAGGAATTTGTTTTTTGATCATCGGTAGTTTGGGGTATTATAAAATACTTCCGGTTCTGTCTTATTCTGAATCGGTCTTCTTCAGTTTTTACGAAAAACCATACTTTGCGCTGATTCCCGTTATTCTGTTTGTGGGATTGTGGTGGATTTGCTTTCGTTACCTGCGTAAAGAGTTTTACCTGGATCAGGGTCTTGAAGCCAAGAAGACAGTAGGGAAAACAGAAAATATTGCCTTCCTGAATAAATACGGCGTTACCGGAACATTCATCAATAATGATATTAAGATGCTAAGACGTAATAAAGTGACCAAAGGAATTTTGTTGGGCAGCTTTATGTTTCTGTTCTACGGATTGCTGATGTTTACCTCTTCACTCTATAAAACTCCGGCTATGATGATGGTTATGGGACTTTTTGTAACAGGAGGTTTTCAGTTTCTGTTTGGACAGAGGGTACCCGCTTTTGACAGTTCATATTATCCATTGATGATGACGCTGAATGTTCCATACAAAGAATATATAAAAGCGAAGTGGTGGCTGATGAATATTGTAACAGGTGTTTCTGTGATTATTGCTCTCTTCTATGCATACTTTGGCTGGGAGGTTTATATCACCTTCTTTGCTGCAGGATTATACAATATAGGAGTGAATTCTCAATTTACACTGTGGTCTGGAGCCTTTAATAAAAATCAGATCGACCTGAATTCAAAAGAGAAAAGAATGGGGCAAAAAGGAAGTTTCAGTTTAGTAGCTATGCTTCTGTTGATTCCTAAAATGCTTCTCCCAATGGGTGTATTTGCCTTAACAAAATATTTATGGGGAATTACCGGAGGAGTAATAAGTATTGCAATTATCGGGATTGTAGGATTTTTACTGAGAGAGAAAATCTTCGATATCATTGTAAAACATTATAAAAAAGAAAAATACAGCACAATTGATGCATTTAAAAATATAGGTTAA
- a CDS encoding RNA polymerase sigma factor codes for MKLLFGNKKPDLLSLLKKQDPAAQKIFYEQNVKRFLSVSKSYVSDLYQAEDCLIKAFCKIFKHIESFRGESNLDSWARRIVVNECLNFIKSHKTVFYLDEINQSFHEDIHEPEIDCDFNAQDLLDQLPDAYRMVFNLYVLEGYSHQEIADTLQISMAVSKTQLFRAKEKLRKIYFQQQKKVKNENVYR; via the coding sequence ATGAAACTTTTGTTCGGAAATAAAAAACCTGATTTGTTGAGCCTCCTGAAGAAACAGGATCCGGCTGCACAGAAGATTTTCTATGAACAGAATGTCAAGAGATTCCTGAGTGTAAGCAAAAGCTATGTGAGCGATTTGTATCAGGCGGAAGATTGTCTCATTAAAGCATTCTGTAAAATTTTTAAGCATATAGAAAGCTTCAGAGGAGAGTCGAATCTGGATAGCTGGGCGAGAAGAATTGTCGTTAACGAATGCCTGAATTTTATCAAAAGCCATAAAACAGTTTTCTATCTGGATGAGATCAATCAATCTTTTCACGAAGATATTCATGAGCCTGAAATTGATTGTGATTTTAATGCTCAGGACCTTTTGGATCAGCTTCCTGATGCCTACAGAATGGTTTTTAACCTCTATGTATTGGAAGGATATTCTCATCAGGAAATTGCTGATACTTTGCAGATTTCAATGGCTGTCAGCAAGACACAGCTGTTCAGAGCAAAAGAAAAATTAAGAAAGATCTACTTTCAACAACAAAAAAAAGTGAAAAATGAAAACGTTTACAGATAA
- a CDS encoding DNA repair protein RecN — protein sequence MLSRIYIKNFALIDTLEVSLNNGLQVITGETGAGKSIILGALRLILGERADVKSIAKAEEKSVVETEFSLNNQFKKFFIENDLDYELQTIIRREILPSGKSRAFINDVPVTLDILRELSSQLIDIHSQFETSNLFTSEYQFKIIDGFSDNKNIIEEYQQEFSDFQNLKLVLKKLKTQLSESNKESDYKEFLLNELEELKLDDVDYEDVQNQLSIQENAGMISENVGQILSRFHQEEIGILSFFNEATNKLSKISEVSTSFAELDERLETSFVELKDIISELEHAAEKVEINPENLVYLTDLNNKINALFLKHNVSDLNELIEIRNQLAGDQKGASDLEGQIEETEENISQKEKKLQTLAGKLSKNRHKNVSVFIKKTEGLLKKLGLEKAKVDIELQDAEEFNQFGKESIQLLFQANSGFPLKPIQTAISGGERSRVMLAVKKIIAESDELPTLILDEIDTGVSGKVAEEIGNLMREMSEDMQLIVISHLAQVAAKGNDNYKVVKQDVSGRTQSTIIPLSSEEKLNEIAQLLSGSKITEAALAQAKELIG from the coding sequence ATGCTTTCGAGAATTTACATTAAAAACTTTGCCCTGATTGATACTCTTGAAGTATCTCTGAACAATGGTTTACAGGTTATTACCGGTGAAACGGGAGCAGGTAAATCTATTATTTTAGGAGCGCTCCGACTTATTTTAGGTGAAAGAGCAGATGTAAAATCTATTGCCAAAGCTGAAGAGAAAAGCGTGGTGGAAACTGAGTTTTCCCTGAACAACCAGTTTAAGAAATTCTTTATCGAAAATGATCTGGACTACGAACTTCAGACGATTATAAGAAGAGAAATCCTTCCATCAGGGAAATCCCGTGCATTCATCAATGATGTGCCGGTAACGCTTGATATTCTTAGAGAACTTTCTTCGCAGCTGATTGATATCCATTCTCAATTTGAAACATCCAATCTTTTTACATCAGAATATCAGTTTAAAATCATAGACGGATTTTCCGATAATAAAAACATCATTGAAGAATATCAGCAGGAATTTTCTGACTTTCAGAACCTTAAATTGGTTTTGAAGAAACTGAAAACCCAACTCTCAGAATCCAATAAAGAAAGCGATTATAAAGAATTTTTGCTTAATGAACTGGAAGAGCTGAAGCTTGATGATGTAGACTATGAAGATGTTCAGAACCAGCTTTCTATTCAGGAAAATGCAGGGATGATTTCCGAAAACGTAGGTCAGATCCTATCCAGGTTTCATCAGGAAGAAATAGGAATTCTGTCATTCTTTAATGAAGCTACCAACAAACTTTCAAAAATTTCTGAAGTTTCTACCAGTTTCGCGGAACTTGATGAAAGGCTGGAAACCTCTTTTGTAGAGCTGAAAGATATCATTTCTGAACTGGAACATGCAGCGGAAAAGGTTGAAATAAATCCTGAAAATCTGGTATATCTTACCGATCTGAATAATAAAATAAACGCCCTGTTTCTTAAACATAATGTTTCAGATCTTAATGAACTGATTGAAATCAGAAACCAGTTGGCAGGAGATCAGAAAGGAGCCTCAGATCTGGAGGGACAGATTGAAGAAACAGAAGAAAATATTTCTCAAAAAGAAAAAAAACTTCAAACTCTTGCTGGAAAGCTTTCCAAGAACAGACATAAAAATGTTTCTGTTTTCATCAAAAAAACAGAAGGACTTCTAAAAAAACTTGGGCTGGAAAAAGCAAAAGTTGATATCGAATTACAGGATGCTGAAGAATTCAATCAGTTTGGAAAAGAAAGTATCCAGCTGCTATTCCAGGCCAATTCCGGGTTTCCTTTAAAACCTATCCAGACTGCTATTTCCGGAGGAGAAAGATCAAGAGTAATGCTGGCTGTAAAGAAGATTATTGCCGAAAGTGATGAGTTGCCCACTTTGATTCTGGATGAAATTGACACCGGAGTTTCAGGAAAAGTAGCTGAAGAGATCGGAAACTTGATGAGAGAAATGTCTGAAGACATGCAGTTGATTGTTATTTCCCACCTTGCACAGGTTGCAGCTAAAGGAAATGACAACTATAAAGTGGTAAAACAGGATGTTTCCGGCAGAACACAATCTACCATTATTCCTTTGAGCAGCGAAGAAAAATTAAACGAAATTGCTCAGCTGCTTTCCGGAAGCAAAATTACAGAAGCTGCTCTGGCACAGGCAAAAGAGCTTATTGGATAA
- a CDS encoding helix-turn-helix transcriptional regulator, with amino-acid sequence MRKPSKSELLFRSEDIKIIIQEDLCPDQSFKSHMLEGKSSFNLLFLLSDGINLKAHDCGTQFLFKKNQYILHYSPTESIAELWTENQEILMYLQIQINYQYIFNLINPELNRENAEILENMIHNNFIFLHKETPPDMTVEMHMIVKEILGYTKKGIMQKLFIEAKIIKLLILIFEQFNEKNILESTPKTPEMIRKFIDENYHRNIKAEEIGKYIGMNQNIIRKEFKAQYHTTIAHYISELRMLKARKLITDKEIMIKEIAIECGYEYLQNFTRAFKKKFGMSPESLRNNK; translated from the coding sequence ATGAGGAAACCATCAAAAAGTGAACTTTTGTTCAGATCCGAAGACATCAAAATCATCATACAGGAAGATCTGTGTCCTGATCAATCCTTCAAATCTCATATGCTGGAAGGGAAGTCCAGCTTTAATCTTCTTTTTCTGCTGAGTGACGGCATTAATTTGAAAGCTCACGATTGCGGAACTCAATTTTTATTTAAGAAAAATCAATATATCCTTCATTATTCCCCTACAGAAAGTATTGCTGAGCTATGGACTGAAAACCAGGAAATCCTGATGTATCTTCAGATTCAGATTAATTATCAATATATTTTTAACCTCATCAATCCTGAGCTTAATCGTGAGAATGCTGAGATTCTGGAAAATATGATTCATAATAATTTCATATTCCTCCATAAAGAAACACCGCCGGACATGACGGTTGAAATGCATATGATTGTAAAAGAAATTCTAGGATACACCAAGAAAGGAATCATGCAGAAGCTATTTATAGAAGCCAAGATTATTAAGCTTCTGATTTTGATTTTTGAGCAGTTTAATGAGAAAAACATTTTGGAATCCACTCCAAAGACTCCTGAAATGATCAGGAAATTCATTGATGAAAATTACCACAGAAATATAAAAGCGGAAGAGATCGGAAAGTATATTGGTATGAATCAGAATATTATCCGAAAGGAATTCAAGGCCCAGTATCATACAACGATTGCTCATTATATATCGGAACTCAGAATGCTGAAAGCGAGAAAACTGATCACCGACAAAGAGATTATGATCAAAGAAATAGCTATTGAATGTGGTTATGAGTATCTTCAGAACTTTACACGGGCTTTTAAAAAGAAATTTGGAATGTCCCCGGAAAGCCTTAGGAATAATAAATAG
- a CDS encoding fumarate hydratase has translation MDFRYQDPYPIQKDDTAYKKLTSDYVKVEKLGDREILTVDPKGLELLAEEAMADVSFMLRSSHLESLRRIIDDPEATDNDRFVAYNLLQNAAVAVEGALPSCQDTGTAIVMGKKGENVYTGVDDGEYLSKGIFNTYQKRNLRYSQVVPLTMFDEKNSGSNLPAQIDIYAKKGDYYEFLFLTKGGGSANKTFLYQKTKSLLNEKSLEEFVKERISDLGTAACPPYHLALVIGGTSAEANLAAVKKASAKYYDHLPTEGNEAGQAFRDLEWEAKVQKICQESAIGAQFGGKYLTHDVRVIRLPRHAASCPVGMGVSCSADRNIKGKITKEGIFLEQLEQDPKRFLPDTPPHLEEAVEINLNKPMPEILAELSKYPIKTRLKLNGTLIVARDIAHAKIKEIIDSGKPMPEYFKNHPIYYAGPAKTPEGMASGSFGPTTAGRMDVYVDEFQSHGGSMIMLAKGNRSKDVTNACHKYGGFYLGSIGGPAAILAKDNIVSVDVVDFPELGMEAVRKIEVKDFPAFIISDDKGNDFFANLAH, from the coding sequence ATGGACTTTAGATATCAGGATCCGTATCCAATTCAGAAAGATGATACGGCGTATAAGAAGCTTACATCAGATTATGTAAAGGTTGAAAAGCTGGGTGACAGAGAAATTTTAACAGTTGATCCAAAAGGACTGGAATTATTAGCTGAAGAAGCTATGGCAGACGTTTCTTTCATGCTTCGTTCTTCACACCTGGAAAGCCTTAGAAGAATCATTGATGATCCTGAAGCTACAGATAATGACAGATTCGTTGCTTACAACCTTTTGCAAAACGCTGCAGTAGCCGTGGAAGGAGCTCTTCCTTCTTGTCAGGATACAGGAACAGCTATCGTAATGGGAAAGAAAGGAGAAAATGTATACACAGGAGTAGATGACGGAGAATACTTGAGCAAGGGAATTTTCAATACTTATCAAAAAAGAAACTTAAGATATTCTCAGGTGGTTCCTTTGACAATGTTTGACGAGAAGAATTCAGGGTCTAACCTTCCCGCACAGATTGATATCTATGCTAAAAAAGGAGATTATTATGAATTCTTATTCTTAACAAAAGGAGGAGGTTCAGCCAATAAAACATTTTTATATCAAAAGACGAAATCTTTATTGAACGAAAAATCTCTTGAAGAATTCGTTAAAGAAAGAATCTCTGATCTTGGAACAGCTGCCTGTCCGCCTTACCACTTAGCGTTGGTAATTGGAGGAACTTCAGCAGAAGCCAACCTTGCTGCAGTGAAAAAAGCTTCAGCAAAATATTATGATCATCTTCCAACAGAAGGAAATGAAGCCGGCCAGGCATTCAGAGACCTTGAATGGGAAGCAAAAGTTCAGAAAATCTGCCAGGAAAGTGCAATCGGAGCTCAGTTCGGAGGAAAATACCTTACGCATGACGTAAGAGTAATCAGACTTCCGAGACACGCGGCATCTTGTCCGGTAGGAATGGGGGTTTCTTGTTCTGCAGACAGAAACATTAAAGGGAAAATCACAAAAGAAGGGATCTTCCTTGAGCAATTGGAACAAGACCCAAAAAGATTCTTGCCTGATACACCTCCACACCTGGAAGAAGCAGTTGAGATTAATCTAAATAAGCCAATGCCTGAAATTCTTGCTGAGTTATCCAAATATCCGATCAAAACAAGATTGAAATTGAATGGAACATTAATCGTAGCAAGAGATATCGCTCACGCAAAAATCAAAGAAATTATCGACAGCGGGAAACCAATGCCTGAATATTTCAAAAACCACCCGATCTATTATGCAGGACCTGCAAAAACTCCGGAAGGAATGGCTTCAGGAAGTTTTGGGCCTACCACTGCTGGAAGAATGGATGTTTATGTGGATGAGTTCCAAAGCCACGGAGGAAGTATGATCATGCTGGCAAAAGGAAACAGAAGTAAAGATGTTACCAATGCTTGTCATAAGTACGGAGGTTTTTACCTTGGATCTATCGGAGGACCTGCCGCTATTCTTGCTAAAGACAATATTGTGTCTGTAGATGTAGTAGACTTCCCGGAATTAGGAATGGAAGCGGTAAGAAAAATCGAAGTAAAAGACTTCCCTGCATTCATTATTTCCGATGATAAAGGCAACGATTTCTTCGCAAATCTTGCTCACTAA
- a CDS encoding porin family protein: MIKKLIVMGLLCSISASFHAQKALNINLSSKKDTEVSPIVKEKVEEYATKINTIIQEEKKLMEEELVVLQARNLDKADFDREKAQIADRYSEKMDKRIEELGFDLDDVIQKQVRYSLLNTDVTSKEELKEKLLKKFRPSRSFTGYFSYGIMTLTNSSPDNELDKNIGYANNLEFGLKLNYQLSRTSPWAVISGLGFSWRTVRADNNMLFTRSADQGVALAQYNGNLDKSKLRTGYIIVPLGMQYNFSKLKNAGMDIQYRSYYTGFKIGANVYGGVKMSTNNIVKGNDGETRDRGNYQVNPFVYGAQITFSYNSFSLFVKKDFSNFFKDSYFKNDKALIFGLAIGLD, encoded by the coding sequence ATGATCAAGAAATTAATCGTAATGGGGTTGCTATGCTCTATTTCAGCATCATTCCATGCACAAAAAGCTTTGAATATTAACCTTTCTTCTAAAAAAGACACAGAGGTAAGCCCTATTGTAAAAGAGAAAGTGGAAGAATATGCCACGAAAATCAATACCATTATTCAGGAAGAAAAAAAACTGATGGAAGAAGAATTGGTGGTTTTGCAGGCAAGAAACCTTGATAAAGCAGATTTTGACAGAGAAAAAGCTCAGATTGCAGACCGTTATTCTGAGAAAATGGACAAAAGAATAGAGGAACTTGGATTTGATCTGGATGACGTTATTCAGAAACAAGTAAGATATTCACTTCTGAATACAGATGTTACTTCCAAAGAAGAGCTTAAAGAAAAGCTGTTGAAAAAATTCCGTCCCAGCAGAAGCTTTACAGGATATTTCTCTTACGGAATTATGACTTTGACAAATAGCTCTCCGGATAATGAACTGGATAAAAACATAGGATATGCGAATAACCTGGAATTTGGTCTGAAACTGAATTACCAGCTTAGCAGAACAAGCCCGTGGGCGGTTATTTCCGGATTAGGATTCTCGTGGAGAACAGTAAGAGCAGATAACAATATGCTTTTTACAAGAAGTGCAGATCAGGGAGTGGCTTTGGCTCAGTATAACGGGAACCTTGATAAAAGTAAGCTGAGAACAGGATATATCATTGTTCCTCTTGGTATGCAGTATAATTTTTCCAAACTTAAAAATGCAGGAATGGATATCCAGTACAGAAGTTATTACACAGGATTTAAAATAGGAGCCAATGTATATGGAGGTGTGAAAATGTCTACCAACAATATTGTAAAAGGAAATGACGGTGAGACAAGAGACCGCGGAAACTACCAGGTGAATCCTTTTGTGTATGGGGCACAGATTACATTCTCATACAACAGTTTCAGTCTGTTTGTTAAAAAAGATTTCAGCAATTTCTTTAAAGACAGTTATTTCAAAAATGATAAAGCGCTGATATTTGGCTTGGCCATCGGATTAGATTAA
- the fumC gene encoding class II fumarate hydratase has translation MNYRIEKDTMGEVQVPADKLWGAQTERSRNNFKIGPEGSMPHEIIEAFAYLKKAAAYTNTDLGVLSAEKRDMIAKVCDEILEGKLNDQFPLVIWQTGSGTQSNMNVNEVVSNRAHVNNGGTLGEKSEIHPNDDVNKSQSSNDTYPTAMHIAAYTKVVEVTIPAVEKLKNTLAEKSKAFKDVVKIGRTHLMDATPLTLGQEFSGYVAQLEFGLRALKNTLPHLSELALGGTAVGTGLNTPNGYDVKVAEYIAQFTNHPFITAENKFEALAAHDAIVESHGALKQLAVSLYKIAQDVRLLASGPRSGIGEIHIPENEPGSSIMPGKVNPTQNEALTMVCAQVLGNDMTISFAGTQGNYELNVFKPVMAYNFLQSAQLIADACISFNDHCAVGIEPNHERIKELVDKSLMLVTALNTHIGYENAAKIAKTAHKNGTTLKEEAINLGLLTAEQFDEWVKPEDMVGSLK, from the coding sequence ATGAATTACAGAATTGAAAAAGACACCATGGGAGAAGTGCAGGTACCTGCAGATAAACTTTGGGGTGCACAGACGGAACGTTCAAGAAACAATTTCAAAATAGGACCTGAAGGTTCAATGCCGCACGAAATCATTGAAGCTTTTGCTTATCTGAAGAAGGCTGCCGCTTATACAAACACTGATCTGGGAGTCCTTTCTGCAGAAAAAAGAGATATGATTGCTAAAGTATGTGATGAAATTCTGGAGGGAAAACTTAATGACCAGTTTCCATTGGTAATCTGGCAGACAGGTTCCGGAACACAGTCGAATATGAATGTGAATGAAGTAGTTTCCAACAGAGCTCATGTGAATAACGGAGGAACTTTAGGCGAAAAATCTGAAATTCATCCAAATGATGATGTGAATAAATCACAGTCTTCTAATGACACTTATCCAACTGCTATGCACATTGCTGCGTATACAAAGGTAGTGGAAGTAACTATTCCGGCCGTAGAAAAACTAAAAAATACGTTGGCTGAAAAGTCAAAAGCCTTCAAAGATGTAGTAAAAATTGGGAGAACCCACCTGATGGATGCTACTCCACTTACTCTTGGGCAGGAATTTTCCGGATATGTGGCTCAATTGGAATTCGGGTTGAGAGCTTTAAAAAATACATTACCTCACCTTTCTGAACTGGCTTTGGGAGGAACAGCTGTAGGCACAGGATTGAATACCCCTAACGGTTATGATGTAAAAGTAGCGGAATATATTGCTCAGTTTACCAATCATCCTTTCATTACTGCAGAAAATAAATTTGAAGCTCTTGCTGCTCATGATGCGATTGTAGAATCTCACGGAGCTTTAAAGCAACTGGCTGTTTCTTTATATAAAATTGCTCAGGATGTGAGATTACTTGCATCAGGTCCACGTTCCGGAATCGGGGAAATTCATATTCCTGAAAATGAACCGGGATCGTCTATTATGCCAGGGAAAGTAAACCCGACTCAGAATGAAGCTTTAACAATGGTTTGCGCTCAGGTTTTAGGAAATGATATGACAATTTCGTTTGCAGGAACTCAGGGGAATTATGAACTGAATGTTTTCAAACCGGTAATGGCTTACAATTTCCTGCAATCTGCCCAATTGATTGCTGATGCATGTATTTCCTTCAATGATCACTGTGCTGTAGGTATTGAACCGAATCATGAGAGAATTAAAGAACTTGTAGACAAATCCTTAATGCTTGTTACGGCTTTAAATACTCATATCGGATATGAAAATGCGGCTAAAATTGCTAAAACAGCCCATAAAAACGGAACAACGTTGAAAGAAGAAGCCATCAATCTTGGTTTGCTAACTGCTGAGCAGTTTGACGAGTGGGTAAAGCCTGAAGATATGGTAGGAAGTTTAAAATAA
- a CDS encoding Dyp-type peroxidase, with product MNSIESQNVTDYPNSNTIFMVWKLNDSPQLKDIFQELCALVLNLNNSVFNRFPDSRASCVMGIGAEAWRKLELPKPLPKELVNFEEIKGIKHTAVSTPGDLHFHLRADNKSLIFDMAVEISKLLSSVAESILEIHGFKYWDARSILGFVDGTENPHGDDRDYFAKIGDEDLQYKGGSYLFVQKYLHNMDAWKGLSTEDQEKVIGRSKENDIEMSDDVKPSNSHIALANIEGENGEELKIVRDNMPFGNPSTNEFGTYFIAYSSTFTTTKKMLTNMFIGDPSGNYDRILDFSTAVTGTLFFVPTRNMLDEFSG from the coding sequence ATGAATTCGATAGAGTCACAGAATGTAACTGATTATCCAAACAGCAATACTATTTTCATGGTTTGGAAACTTAATGACAGTCCGCAATTGAAAGATATTTTTCAGGAACTATGCGCTCTGGTGTTAAATCTTAATAATTCGGTGTTTAACCGTTTTCCAGATAGTAGAGCAAGTTGTGTAATGGGAATTGGTGCAGAAGCATGGAGAAAACTTGAACTTCCAAAACCTCTGCCAAAAGAATTAGTTAATTTTGAAGAAATAAAAGGAATAAAACATACCGCTGTTTCCACTCCCGGAGATCTTCATTTTCATCTGAGAGCAGACAATAAAAGCCTTATTTTCGATATGGCTGTGGAAATATCCAAACTATTGAGTTCGGTGGCCGAAAGCATTTTGGAGATTCATGGATTTAAATATTGGGATGCACGTTCTATTCTTGGATTTGTAGACGGAACGGAGAATCCGCATGGAGACGACCGTGATTATTTTGCAAAAATAGGAGATGAAGATCTTCAGTATAAAGGAGGAAGCTACCTTTTCGTTCAGAAATATCTTCATAATATGGATGCCTGGAAAGGTTTGTCAACAGAAGATCAGGAGAAAGTTATCGGGAGATCAAAAGAAAATGATATTGAAATGTCTGATGATGTAAAACCTTCCAACTCACACATTGCTTTAGCCAATATTGAAGGAGAAAATGGGGAAGAATTGAAAATTGTCAGAGATAATATGCCTTTTGGGAATCCTTCTACTAATGAGTTTGGAACCTATTTTATTGCCTATTCAAGTACATTTACAACAACAAAAAAGATGTTGACCAATATGTTTATAGGCGATCCTTCGGGAAATTATGACAGAATTTTAGATTTCAGCACAGCAGTTACCGGAACGCTTTTCTTTGTTCCTACCAGAAATATGCTTGATGAATTCTCTGGATAA